ATCTGTTCCACCAAGATCAGGGTGAAACCGTTAGCTGTTAGCGTTCCGCCGTTCTCAAACGGAACCAGAAGTGATACTGCCTCCGGCAGGAAGTGAGGCTGATGCTTATGTTACACGCCAGGAGCATGGAAGAAGAGAGAGAAGTTCGAGAACATTGTTCCAAACTCGTTTGGTGCACGGGATGACCGCAGAAAATTGTCTCCTCTTCACCACATCCGAGACCCTAGACTCCAGACAAAGCGTCACCCTCAGAACTCGATTCAGCATCTCTTTACTTAGATAAGACAAGTCAAGAGCTTCGCACAAGAAAAAGAGAGATAGAGAAGCCAGACAGGCTCCCCCTGGCCAGTCTCGCCTTCGGCGAGTGCCGCTTCTCCGGCAAAGAACCGCGAGATCTTGTGCAAAACCCCTGAACGGGTGTCATTTCAGTATAGGCTCTGCAGATGACAGCCTTTGGTTATTGCGACAACGCCACATATCTTAACTTGTTTCAGCAGCCTGCTCTTTGTTCTTGTCTTGACAAATAACGAAGAACAGACTCTCTCCTCGGCGAAAGGTTACAATCGCCGGACAACCCATTTCTTGGCACACACCTACCAGCTGCCTCGGCGTATCTGTTTTTCTCACAGATTGCCCAGATACCTCCTAGTAGATGTAATAATTGAGTCATGAAAGGAGATGACATGAATGGAACTGGAAAGGGTTCTTGTTGTTGATCCAGTAGATGGGGAATACACGGCAAATATCAGAATATCTGGAACAAAGATCGAATCAATTGCAAAAACCGGAGGAGAATTCAGCTCAATAGCTATGCCTGGCTTTGTCGATACACATTCACATGGTGCGATTGGAATTAACTGCATGACGATGACTAAAGCAGATCTAGAAAAGTGGGAGAGATTTGCTGAAGCTCATGGTGTAACTTCTCTAATACCCACGACGGTGTCTGCAGATTCAAATGAAATGAGAAAAGTGACTGACCTAGTCTCATCCTATGTTAGTGAAAGACCCAGAACAGCCGTCCGAGGAGTGCACTACGAGGGCCCGTTTATTAACGCTAAGAAGAAAGGGGCTCAGAATCCCGCAGTAATCAGACCAGGAACGATTAGCGAGCTGAGATCAGTGCTTTCCGATATCGTAGTACTGATTACTATGGCTCCGGAGATCGAGGGCTTTCAAGAGGTCCTCCCCGAAATTCTGAAGAATGAGATAATTGTCTCGATAGGGCACACAGATGCTACTTATCTTCAGATCAGAGAAGCTTATGAGTCTGGTTGCAGAAGGATGACTCACTTTCCTAACGGTATGAATGCTCTTCACCACAGAGAGATCGGTTGTGTCGGGGCAGCTTTCCTGTTACCTTTGAAGCTGGAGATGATAGTAGATGGAATTCACACGGCGCCAGAGTTTGTCCAAATGGTCCACAAAATACGTGGCAGCGAATCAATTATCTTGGTCACTGACTCTCTTGATGCTACCGGTCTAAGTGATGGAATGTATGATCTCGGGGGTTTAAAAGTGGAAGTCAAAGGCGACATGGCAACACTTGAAGATGGAACTCTTGCAGGAAGCACTCTCACTATGGAGAAGGCTGCAAGAAATTTCCGCAACTGGACTGACTGCAGTCTTCAAGAACTTGCTAAAGTAACTTCATATAACGCTCTTCAAAACCTCGGAGTATCCAATAGAGGCAGATTCAAAGAGGGATTCGTTGCTGATCTTGTTCTACTTAACAGAGAACTGGAAGTAGAAGAGACGTTTCTGGCAGGACAGTTAGTCTTCAGGGCAAGAGAAGGTTGAGGATTATTCCGAACTCTGCTGATCATGAGAAGTTCATTACAGGCGGGAAGTCCTGCAAACACTTTCACGAAGCCACTTGGCATCTTCAAATCTAGAAGAAGAATCATTGATAATTCAGAAAGGGGAGCCAAGATATTGTTTTGTGGGAAGACGTACTTCGCCAACAATGACCAAGAGCTCGGCGGACTCTATAAGGAACCCGCGAACCGGCGTTTGATGAAGCGGACTTGGTCTAAAAGCATCACTTATTTGCCGTCCTAAAATATGGCTACGCACTATGAATGGATCAAGGAATTCTCAGTTCCTAATGCTATGCTGTAGAATGAAGACTGTTAGGAGGTGCATTTATGGAACTCCATTCATCAAGAATTGCTTACTCGCTTAACAGACGGCTAGACTACTTGCTATCCCTCCCTCTGCAATACACCTCTGAAGAAGCCGACTGGCCTCTGATACTTTTCCTTCATGGAGCCGGCGAGAGAGGCGACAATCTCCAATTGCTCAGGAAACACGGAATACCCAGGATCGTGAGTGAAATGGCCGACTTTCCCTTCATAACGATCTCGCCACAATGTCCGGAGAATGATTGGTGGCTTAACAGACTTCAAGATCTGAAATTCCTGCTGGACACTGTCGTAAAACAGTATAGAGTTGACTCTTCAAAGATGTACCTCACCGGACTCTCAATGGGTGGGTTTGGAACATGGCACATGGCTGTAGAGTATCCCGATCTCTTTGCGGCAATAGCTCCAGTTTGCGGGGGTGGCCTTGGAATACTGGGCTTCCCGGAGAGAGTACTTGAAATCAAGGATTTGCCTATTTGGGCCTTCCATGGCGGAAAAGACAACATAGTCTCAGCCGAAGAAAGCAGGATACTTATAAGAACGCTGAAAGATGCCGGTGGAAATCCTATGCTCAAGATATATCCTGAAGCCGGTCACGATTCATGGACAGAAACTTACTCTGATCCGGAACTATATGAATGGTTTATGAGCAAGCGGAAGTCAGGTTGATTTCATTCTTATGGGACTAACCTGAGATCTGTTGAAAATCATTCCCGCTGGCCTAAGGTTTCTGCTTCTGAAAGCGTTCCATTTCCTCCCGATTTGCTTACGAACCTCCATATAGGCCTTCAGGGATAGTATCCAGATTGCTCCTACCAATACCCAGAAGGCTATCAAAACTACCAAAAGCCATCCAAAACCGCTAAGCCTCTCTCCAGCACCAAGAAAAGCCGCAATGCCGTAAATTGACGCAGGTGTTACTATTGCAAAGAGAACCGACGCTCTTATGAAATTATTTCTAATATGTCCTATTCTGGGCCTCTTGCTTCTCCTGACAGCAAAACCCATAGAATCACCACCTCAAGTTACTGACGTTCCGTGTATAATAATTATACACTTCTTGTTTTGCCTCTCCTTTAATTGTGCACTGATGGGGTTGAACCTTAACGTAACACATTTACTGGGATCGGAAAACATCACTTGCGAGGTAGCAAAAGCAATTTGGTTCGAAAACAGCCTCTTAAGATGAAATTCAATTACATTGAAGGAAGTGCAGATGTGACCCGATTCCTCTGCTTTTTTGTGTAGAATTCTTGTGTAACATTTCGCCCAGGAGGTCTCCGTTGATTAAGAAGATAGAAAATTCAGATTTGAGAGTGTTCATCGAGTACTGCCGGGCGTTTGGCCCTGAACACGATTCTTCCTATCTTCCATCAGATGAGTTCGTTGCCGATGAGGATCATCCTTCTATAATGATTTCGAGGGAAGACGGAAGTCTCGTCGGAGCAGCTTCGCTAATTCTTGAAGATCACTACAGAAAGGCGAGAAAGGGAAGATTCATGATCTTTCATTCGGTGACTTCACAAGTGGAAGTCTACAGATCTCTACTAAATGCCATAAAAGGTATGACATCAGAAATCGACGAGGTCTATCTATTTGTCTCACCTGAGCAACCTATTCAGAGTATCCTCGAGGAAATCGGTTTCTCTTTGGAAAGGTACTCTTTTATCTTGAAGAGAAAGCAAGAGAGAGTTTCTTTAGAAATGCCCGAGGAAATCCATTTCATAGATTTCGATCTTGAGACTCACGGAGAGATCTACTGCAACATAATCAACTCGGCTTTCGCTGAAATAGCCGGCCATCTGGATATCAATCAAGAATGGTTGAGAAGTTCTCTCTTGAGTAGTAACGTCCCGAGCTCTGGCATACAGCTTATGATAAGAGTTAATGAACCAATTGGTCTGCTCTGCTCGGAGGTAAATGAGGATGGACTTCTGGAGATAGGTCCTTTGGCAGTTTTGCCTAGTTTTCAGGGACAGGGCTATGGAAGGCTCTTGTTAAGAAAGGCATTGCTTCTTTCTCTTGATTTGGGCCTCGAAAGCACCCTTTCAGTAAACGCAGAAAACGAAAAAGCCCTTTCTCTCTATATCGAAGAGGGATTTGAGAAAGCGTGGACAAAAGTGTGCTATAAGTTTGCTCTCTAGATCACTGCAGATTGCTTATAAATTCCAGAACTTCTTGTGCATGGCCTTTTGCTTTGACACCTCTGTACTCTTTGACTAAGACTCCGTTCTCATCAATGATAAATGTGGATCTCTCAGTCCCCAAGTATTCGCGCCCATACATCTTTTTCGGCTTAATTACATCGAACATCTGATGAATCTCTCCGTTCTTATCGCTCAAAATAGAAAAGTTCAGATCAAGCTTTAGTGAGAAGCCCGCATGCGATTTCTGAGGATCTTTGCTAACTCCTATGATAACTGTGTTCTTCTCCGCAAATTCGTCCTTCAGATCCCTAAAACTTTCTGCCTCGAGAGTGCACCCAGAGGTATTATCTTTGGGATAGAAATACAGCACGACTCGTTTGCCGGAAAATTCCGATAGAGACACCTCTTTCCCATTTTGGTCGGGCAACGAGAAATCCGCAACAGTCTTGTTTAGAGCGATTTCAGCCATTATTGCACCTCCTGAACTCCTAAGTTATTGTTGATCAGCACTTCTCACTATCAAACGCAGAAAAAACCATCGCCATAACTCAGATTATATGGCAAAGAACTCATGTTTCTTATTCATAATTCTCCATCTTCTCTTGCCCCAAATTGCTGGTTGAACAGTTTTGGTCTTATGGTCCGGTTTCTGGGTACGGGAAAGTATTGTAGGCAGAATAGTCGTCGGCAGTTCTGCTAAGCCTACTATAAGGACTTTTTAGAACTGCTCGAAAAGAAGAAGGATACAGCTGGTGATTTTGGCATAGTTTTGCTGCACTCAATTCAGTGGAGAAAATTCCACCCCTTATATCTCAAAAGAATAGCGGCCTCGAAGAAGAGGCCGCCTTTTTTCTGAATCTCTCCTGCTGCTATAATCGACTTGAGTCAGATTAGAATCGGGCAGGGAGGGGATGAGATGGAATTTCTGGCGGCACAGCTTCCGGAAAAGATTAGTTATTTCGAATCAACTGGAGATTACAGGGGCGCTTTAAAGGAGATTGATCATCAACTCGAAGAGTATCTTCCCTCATTAGTGAAAAAGAGGCTCTTGTGGGAAAAAGAGAGAATTCTAAGGCTTAAAGACAATTACCCGTACACATCAGCGAAAGCTTATGAAATTCTCTCAGACATTTTCCTAGATTTCTCAAGAGAGGAGTTTGATTCCCTAAGCGCTGCGAAGGAGCTTGATTCAGTTGTCTTCGATGGCGAAGAACGTTTCGAAAGAAGATTCGACAAAAACCTTCTCTTTGTAATGCCCGAATACAGAAAGAGATTGAAAAAGCAAGATACCGACAGAGAAGAAACCAGAGCCTCTCTTCACAGAGAGATAGACAGGCTAATAAGAGACAGACGACCTGCTAAGTATAAGATCAATGCAAGGTCGTCGATCGCAGTCGGAAGTTCTGAGGGTAGTTTCTTTCGCTGCTGGCTTCCGGTGTCCAGAATTGGTGATCAAGTGTCGTCGACCAGAATTATCAAGACAAGTCACAGCTATTTCTTGTCGCCTGATGCCTATCCCCAAAGAACCGTGTATATGGAGGCAGATTCGAAGCATGACACATTGTTCAGTGTCGATTTCGAATACGAGATTTCGGAAATCTCGTCTTCAGTTAACCCCTATGAATGTACCGAACCCGACGGCGAAAGATTTCAAAGCTTTTTAGGTGAAAGGGCTCCACATATTGTCTTCTCACCCCTAATGAAATCTCTGGCAAAGGAGATCGCCGGGGGTGAGACAAATGCCTATTTCATAGCAAAGAGTTTTTACAACTGGATATGCGAAAACGTCAAGTATACTTTCATGAGCGAATATGCCCTTTATCCAAACCTCTCTGAATTCGCCGCCATTAAACTTAGAGGAGACTGCGGAGTGAAAGCTCTCTTATTCATAACGCTTTGCAGAATCAAGGGCATTCCGGCAAGGTGGCAGTCTGGATGGTTTGCAGCTCCCAGGGGAGCAAGCTCTCACGATTGGGCCCTGATCTGGCTGGAGCCCTTCGGCTGGATACCCGTGGACTGCTCATTCGGGGGCTCGAGGAAAGACATTCCGGCTTACAAGGAGTTCTATTTTGGCAACCTGGACGCATTCAGAATGATTTCAAATTCCGCCTTCATGTCACCGCTGATACCGGCGAAGAAGTTCTACAGACACGATCCATTTGACAATCAAATCGGAGAGATCGAAATGGATTCCAGAGCAATGAGATCTTACGAGAGAGCACTCTCTTGAGATACTCTCCTTTGAAAGAGTGATCTAGCTGATTCAGCAGCAAACTGACCGTACAAAATGACACTTATTATTTCCGTATTTGCGAGTTCTAAACTTACAAATGATCAAAGGAAATCGATGCCAAATATCTCAAAATGATTTGGAATTCATGAAGAACTTCTTTCACCTCCTTTCAGAGGGATGACCATCCTTTCTGATTCTGTTGTTGATTACTTGAGTACAACTTCTACTATCTACAAAAGATCAAAAAAAGACAGACTAACTGATAGACTATTTATATTGATTCCAATTAGGATTAGGAGGCCTTTATGAAAAAGACAGCTATCTTCTTCTCCATGATAATAATCTTTGCGGCTTCGACGTTCGCTCATATCCCAACCTTTCTATCGTCGGACGACTTTGTGAATGGTGCATACCTTGTAAGAGACATAGATCTGTCTCAGATCTTCTACTACATTCTCTCAGAAGGAGAAAGAATTGTGATCACGTTCGAAGGCTCAATTGGGATGCAATTTCGTATGCTTTTCGGAGTCCCAAAGGAAATTGAGGGCATGGAGAGCACTAAGACTTTTCGACCTGAGCTTACTGTATATGATCCCGACGGGAACGCATATGAAAGCTTCCTGCTAGAGAGCATCGAACCCGAGATAATGTACGAGTTTTTTGGAGACACTTTCTCATATCTTTACGTTAGACACGACTCTGCCCTTACAAAAGATGGCTTGTATTCGATCGAGATTGAGGCAAAGGACCCAGGAAGAGTCTGGATAACTTTCGGCAAAAAAGAGAAGTTCACTGCTTCTCAAATAGCTTCTATTCCAAAATGGATTAGAGGAATTAGAGAATTTCACTATTTGACTGGGCTCGCTAAATGGGAAATGTACGGTCTGGGGATTGCAGGCATTCTAAGTGCGGCCCTGATTCTCTTGATCTTTCTCTGAATGAGCAAGAAGCGCAAACTTATCCCTTATTAAGAAAGAAGACATCCATTTCGGATGTCTTAGTAGATATTATAACACGGATATTTGTTAAAGTCAATTGCCTTGGACATTACCTTGAAGTAAACTGCCTTTTTAAGTGACCAAACATTAAGGATGGAAAATATCTTCTGGTTCAAGCACAACGCTTTCAACCATTTCAAACTGGAGGGCCGTTTTTTCTATCTGGGCTCTCAAAAGATTCACTCTGCATGATCCACCCGAAGTAAACCCAGACGGGTCTGAGAATTTCAGATGAAGAACCCCGTCTTCAAGTCTGGCCCCTAGAAACTGAAGCTCCCTCCCGGGGAATTCTGTTCTGAACCCTAGATCTTCCTCGGCCTTTGTCAACTCTCCTCTTATTAGCAACCGTATAACATCGTTAATGGGTGACTGGGAACTAGGGATCGTTCGCCCAACAGGTATAACAGCTTCAGTATCGCATAGGACTTCGCCATTCATAACTCTGTCGAGAAGCTCGTTGTAGTAATAGAGATTTACTTCCATAGTTCGCTGAACACCGGTAACTGCACTAAGTTCCAGCTCAAGTGCCGTTTGATGCCTTTCGAGGTTGGCTATTCTTGTTTCAAGACTCTTCACCTTCCCAGACTGAAAAAAGTAAAGAACAAGAAGGAAAACCGAAAGTACAAAGAAGGCTGCAATGACTACTCTTATAGTTGGGAAAGATTGCTGCTTCTTAACCCTCAATGAATCTCACCTCTCAATCGATATTTAACTAATTATACATTCTTCCTACAGGACTTCGGATAAAATACATATATAGGAGGTCACATATGAAAATTGGTTATCCTTGCATGAATACGACTCTTGACTGCAGCTCGGCAAGAACCTTCAGATTAGCATCCTACAGCGAAAGAAGACTGATAGAAACAGTTGCAGCTAATCTTGCATGTCTTGAGAGAATAATCGATTACAACAAAGCAAATAATATTCTTTTTTTCAGGATTACCTCGGATCTCGTTCCGTTCGCTTCTCATCCAATCTGCAGAACAGACTGGGGAGAATTCTTCAGGAATGACTTTGGAAGAATTGGGAAGAAGATAAGAGGATGCAACATGAGAGTGTCGATGCATCCCGATCAATTCGTCTTGCTCAATTCACCTAAGCGCGAGGTTGTAGATAACAGCATCGCAGAACTTAAGTATCATGCCAAGGTTTTGGATCTCATGAATCTTGACAGAAGTGCAAAAATCCAGATTCATGTAGGTGGAGTATACGGAGAGAAAAGGGCGGCTGTCAGTAGATTCGTTGATGAGTACAAAGAACTTTCAAGCGACATAAGAGTTAGGCTGGTAATTGAGAATGATGAGAGACTTTACTCACTTGCAGACTGCATGTCGATTCATGATGCGACAAACATCCCAATACTTCTTGATGTCTTCCATCATTCGATTCTTGATGGGGGAATAGATTTCGCTGATTCCCTTCATTTGTCCCGGTCAACATGGACTAAAGAAGACGGCATCCCGATTGTCGACTACAGCACTCAAGAAAAAGGATCGCGAAAAGGAAGGCATGCCCAGACTATCGATTTGGACCATTTTAACTCTTTTTTGATGAAGAGTCGCCCCTATGATTTCGACATAATGCTCGAAATAAAAGATAAAGAGAAATCTGCCGAGGCTGCCATAAGTGTCGCAAATCAAGATGATAGATTCATTGTGAACTGACTTTTAGAAACTGGTCCAAAACAGCCTCAGAAAGCTGATAAGCTTCTAACATACCACCTTGTGTGCTAGAATCTCCATGAGGTGAGGAGTTTGATAAAACTCGGCGAACTATCCAGCTTCAGAAGAAACCTAATGCTTCTGATTCTTGATTCAGCGATAGTATACTTTGCATACATATTGGGTATGTACTTCAGATACGGAATCTTCACCCTGGATGAACCTCAATTTTTCGGTAACGGGATATATTTTAGTATTTTTATTATCGCTTCTCTCATCCTAAATGGAGTATACAGAATAGCCTGGAGTTACAGTTACTTCAGAGATTATTTCATCATACTCAGGGCAGTTGCATTTGGTTATGCGATCGGATTTGCTGCGGGGAGACTTCTAAATCTGTTTAATGTAAAGTTTCTTA
This window of the Mesotoga infera genome carries:
- the nagA gene encoding N-acetylglucosamine-6-phosphate deacetylase, which translates into the protein MELERVLVVDPVDGEYTANIRISGTKIESIAKTGGEFSSIAMPGFVDTHSHGAIGINCMTMTKADLEKWERFAEAHGVTSLIPTTVSADSNEMRKVTDLVSSYVSERPRTAVRGVHYEGPFINAKKKGAQNPAVIRPGTISELRSVLSDIVVLITMAPEIEGFQEVLPEILKNEIIVSIGHTDATYLQIREAYESGCRRMTHFPNGMNALHHREIGCVGAAFLLPLKLEMIVDGIHTAPEFVQMVHKIRGSESIILVTDSLDATGLSDGMYDLGGLKVEVKGDMATLEDGTLAGSTLTMEKAARNFRNWTDCSLQELAKVTSYNALQNLGVSNRGRFKEGFVADLVLLNRELEVEETFLAGQLVFRAREG
- a CDS encoding phospholipase, whose protein sequence is MELHSSRIAYSLNRRLDYLLSLPLQYTSEEADWPLILFLHGAGERGDNLQLLRKHGIPRIVSEMADFPFITISPQCPENDWWLNRLQDLKFLLDTVVKQYRVDSSKMYLTGLSMGGFGTWHMAVEYPDLFAAIAPVCGGGLGILGFPERVLEIKDLPIWAFHGGKDNIVSAEESRILIRTLKDAGGNPMLKIYPEAGHDSWTETYSDPELYEWFMSKRKSG
- a CDS encoding GNAT family N-acetyltransferase, giving the protein MIKKIENSDLRVFIEYCRAFGPEHDSSYLPSDEFVADEDHPSIMISREDGSLVGAASLILEDHYRKARKGRFMIFHSVTSQVEVYRSLLNAIKGMTSEIDEVYLFVSPEQPIQSILEEIGFSLERYSFILKRKQERVSLEMPEEIHFIDFDLETHGEIYCNIINSAFAEIAGHLDINQEWLRSSLLSSNVPSSGIQLMIRVNEPIGLLCSEVNEDGLLEIGPLAVLPSFQGQGYGRLLLRKALLLSLDLGLESTLSVNAENEKALSLYIEEGFEKAWTKVCYKFAL
- a CDS encoding peroxiredoxin, with product MAEIALNKTVADFSLPDQNGKEVSLSEFSGKRVVLYFYPKDNTSGCTLEAESFRDLKDEFAEKNTVIIGVSKDPQKSHAGFSLKLDLNFSILSDKNGEIHQMFDVIKPKKMYGREYLGTERSTFIIDENGVLVKEYRGVKAKGHAQEVLEFISNLQ
- the uvsE gene encoding UV DNA damage repair endonuclease UvsE, giving the protein MKIGYPCMNTTLDCSSARTFRLASYSERRLIETVAANLACLERIIDYNKANNILFFRITSDLVPFASHPICRTDWGEFFRNDFGRIGKKIRGCNMRVSMHPDQFVLLNSPKREVVDNSIAELKYHAKVLDLMNLDRSAKIQIHVGGVYGEKRAAVSRFVDEYKELSSDIRVRLVIENDERLYSLADCMSIHDATNIPILLDVFHHSILDGGIDFADSLHLSRSTWTKEDGIPIVDYSTQEKGSRKGRHAQTIDLDHFNSFLMKSRPYDFDIMLEIKDKEKSAEAAISVANQDDRFIVN